The DNA window GGACGGTTTCGGGCTCGTACCCGGCCAGGCCCATGACGACGGCGCGGTCGGTGGCGTGTCCGCGTCCGGTGGCGCCGAGCGAGCCGTAGAGCTCGACTCTCACGCGGGCGACGGGGCCGGCGCACCGGCCCGCGTCGGCGGTGCGCTGGTCGGCCCCGGTCGCGCCCGCTTCCGCCCCTACTCCCGCGCTGGCGGCGCGTCCGCCCGGACCGGCGGTCCCGACCGACCCGGCCCGCGGGGCGGCGCCGGCGGCGAGGGCCTCGGCGAGCTCGGCGGCGAAGGCGCGCCCGGCGCGCATGGGGCCGACCGTGTGGGAGGAGGAGGGTCCGATGCCGATGCGCAGCAGGTCGAAGACGCTGAGCGGCCGGGCGGCGGAGGCGGCGGCGATCTGCCCGGCCAGGAGAGCGGCGGGTGCGTCGGCGGGGGTGTCCGGGGCCGCGGGCCGCGCGGCGGTGTCGCGGTCCACGGCGTCGGCGGGAGCGCTGGCGAGCGTTCTGGCGGTCATGGCCGAATCATGCCGCGCCGATCCCGCCTCCGTGTCCTGACGCCCGGCCCTGAGGGACGCCGCGGAGCAATTGTGGCGCTCCGGGAGGATCGTTCGCTGCGAGAACAGTACTCCGATCCTCAAGAACCGCATGATTCCGCGGAAAGTGCAACCGGGCCAGCGGGTGCCTGGCCGAACGATCCTCCCAGAGCACCATTTCGACGCCGCACCGCCCCTGCCTCCGCGCACCGCAGCGTCGGGACCCGCAGGACAGCGAGTCAACCGTTCGAGACTCGCGCCCGAGCCCGATGCAGTATCCTCTGCGCGACTGCATTCGCCCGGTTAGGAACTCGATGAGCGCCGCCAGTGGTTCCCCAGACCTGGTCGAGGCGCTCTCACTGCCCGGCCTGTCCGAGATCGACCTCGATGTCGAACTGGCGCACGACCCGCCCCGGCCCGCGGAACTCGACCAGAGCACCAAGGAGCCACCGGCCGAGTGCCGCGCCGATCCCGCCTCCGCGTCCTGACGCCCGGCCCTGAGGGACGCCGCGGAGCAATTGTGGCGCTCCGGGAGGATCGTTCGCTGCGAGAACAGTACTCCGATCCTCAAGAACCGCATGATTCCGCGGAAAGTGCAACCGGGCCGGCGGGTGCCCAGCCGAACGATCCTCCCAGAGCACCATTTCGACGCCCGAAACCCACCAGAGCCGCCTCGACCAGACTCACAGTCCGTCCCGCCATCACGTCATCGTAGGTCAACCGCAGCGGCAGCAGCCCACGGGCGAGGAGCGCCTGATCCCGTTGACGATCCCTCATCCACGCGCTGTACGAGGAGTGGTAGGCGAAGCCGTCGGTCTCCAGGTCGAGGATGCGATCCACGAAGTTGTCCAGTTCGCCGACGCCCGGCACCATCACCCCGGACTCGACCAGATGTCCGGCGTCCTGAAGCTCGATTCGGGCGATGGACTCGATTGATGAGCGCGCCCGCTCGGTGCAGCGCCCCAACCGGCGGCGCGCTCGCGGACAGTCGTTCCCCTTGCCGGTCAGCAGGGCGGCGATCTCCTCACGGGTGACGAGGTGGTGGTTCAGGGCGCTGTCGACGATGGCGATCATCTCCTTCTCCGGTCCGCACCTCAGCAGCCTGGCCAGCAAACGCTCGGGCGGAACGAACAATTCGCCGCCCACGACCAGGCCCGGCTCGCGGTGCACCACCACCCCCTCCGGCTCCATCCGGCCCCGGTTGGCCGGCACCGCGACATGGGGGACGCCGACGGGAAGGATATCGGGAAGGCCGTAGCGGGCCAGAGCGCTCGTGCAGGTCAGCAGACCCCTGAGACGGCGCGCAGCGATGACGGCGGGGTCGGCGTCGGGAAGATGGACGACGTTCCACCGGCTGCGGAGAACCCCCTCCGCGAGAAGCCTGCTCAAGACGCGACGTCCAGTGCTGTCCAGGTGGAGCGCGGACCGGTGGAGCGCGCCGGTGGGCAGGATCAGGCCGATGATCCGGTCCTTCTCCAACCGCGCTGCGATGCCCATGCGGCAACTGTCGCCGGAGGCGGCGGTGAATACCAGTGCAGCGATCGAGGTCTGTGGATAACTCGCGCGATCACCTCATTGGGGACGCCGGGTTTTGGCGCTCTGGGAGGATCGTTCGGGCCGAAGCATCGGGCGCGCGCGGCGGTTCCCGCATGATTCCGCGGAAAGTGCAACCGGGCCGGCGGGTGCCCAGCCGAACGATCCTCCCAGAGCACCATTTCGACGCCGTCCGCATCCTGCGCGACGCCGCCCGCATCGCGCACGCCGGACCCGCGCGCCGGCCATGGCGCTAGGCTCGACGCGATGAGACCCTCCGCCCGCACCGCCATCCGCGCCGCCGTCCCCGTCGTCGTCCCTGCCGCCGTCGTCCTCGTGGGCGCCGTCACGCTCATCGCCTACTCGGTCAACCAATGGCGCTCGATGCAGGTTCCCAGCTGGGACCTGGCCATCTTCTCCGAGCTCGCCAAGGCCTACGCCCACTTCCAGGCGCCCATCGTGCCGATCAAGGGGGAGGGCTTCAACCTGCTGGGCGACCACTTCCACCCGATCCTCGTCCTCCTGGGCCCCGTCTGGCGCCTCTTCCCCACCCCGCTGGCCCTGCTCGTCGTCCAGGACCTCCTCCTGGCGGTCTCCGCCTGGCCGATCACCCGCCTGGCCATGCGCACCCTCACCCCCTGGGCGGGCGGCGCCCTGGGCCTGTTCTACGTCCTGTCCTGGGGCTTCCAGGGGGCGGTGTCGGCCCAGTTCCACGAGATCGCCTTCGCCGTGCCCATGCTGGCCTGGGCCTCGGTCGCCTTCGTGGAGCGGCGCTGGCGGGCCTGCGCCCTGTGGTGCGCGCCGCTGGTGCTGGTCAAGGAGGATCTGGGGCTGACCATCCTCATGGCGGGCTTGGCCATCGCCCTGCGCGGCCTGCAGGAGCGGCGCGAGGACCGGGCCGCCCCGACGACGCTCCTGGGCCTGGGCCTGACTCTGTACGGCCTGTTCGCCTTCCTCATCACGGTCCTGCTCATCCTGCCGGCGCTCTCCCCGTCGGGCGCCTGGGAGTACGGCATCGGCGGCAACGCCGCGGACGGCACCGCCGCCGCCCAAGCCTCCGCCGGCCTGCTCGCCCGTCTCTTCTCCCCGCAGATCAAGCTCGTCACACTGGGCGTACTGGCGTGCACCGCCGGCCTCATCGGCCTGGCCTCCCCGTGGATGGCGCTGGTGCTGCCCACCCTGGCCTGGCGCTTCCTGTCCGCCAAGGAGTTCTACTGGGACTGGGCGAACTGGCATTACAACGCCATTCTCATACCCATCGCCGTCGGCGCGCTCCTCGACGTCCTCGCCCGTCTGAGAACCGACCGGGAGGGCAAGACGCTCAACTGGCCGGACACCCCGGTCCTCGCCCGCGCGATCGCCATTATCGGCGTCGCCGTGCCCCTCGTGCTGGCGGTGAGGACGGCCGGCGACCTACCGCTGCTCAGGACGTCGGAGCCGATCTGGCGCACCGGAGCGGCGCGCGCCGCCGCCGCCCGGCAGGTCATCGACACCGTCGAGGCGGGCTCCACCGTGGAGACCGACCTCGGGCTGCTCGCCTACCTCGTGCCCAAGGCGACCGTCTACTGGGTGGGCACCTCCTCGGCGGACACCGACTACGTCATCATCGACTCCTACTTCTGGGGCGGCAACCCGCCCCGCGACGCCGCCGCCTGGGCCACCGGGCAGTCCGAGACGGGCGCCGTCTACGAGCTCGTCCTGGACACCGACGGCTACCAGGTGGCCAAGCGTGTGCGCTGAACGGGGACCATCGCGGACGACGGCGCTGGCGGCCATCGGCGTCGGCGGCGCCGTCGGCACCCTCCTGCGGGCCGGGGCGGGGGCGCTGCGGCCCGAGGCCGCGGGGCGCGTGCCGGCGACCACCCTCGCCGTCAATCTCCTGGGCGCCCTGATCCTGGGGCTGCTCCTGGGCCTGTTCGCCCGACGGGAGGCGGCCGCCGGACGCCCCCGCGTGCTGCGCCTGGCCCTGGGCACGGGCGTCATGGGCGCGCTGACCACCCACTCGACCCTCATGGTCCAGGCCGCCCGCCTGCTGCGGGGCGGTCACGCCGCCGCGGGGGTCGGCTACCTGCTCGTCTCGGCGGCCGCGGGCATTGCGCTGGCGGCCGCGGGCCTGGCCGTCGGGGCCCGGCTGGGCCGCGCGCCGGGCCGCACCGGGCGGACGCCGTGAGCCCGGCGGCCTGGGCCGTCATGGCCCTGGCGGGCGGGGCGGGGGCGGTGTGCCGCTACCTGGTGGACGGGCGAGTCACGGCCGCCGTCGCCCGACGCCGCTCCCGCCGCACCGCCGCGGGCCGCCGCTCCGCCCTGGAGGCGATGCCGGTGGGGACGATCGTCGTCAACCTCACGGCCTGCTTCGCCCTGGGGCTCCTCACGGGCTGGGCGGGGCGAGCGCCGGCGTGGGTGCCGGGCGTGCTCGGGACCGGCTTCCTCGGCGGCTACTCCACCTTCTCCACCGCCTGCGTGGAGACGGCGCGGCTGCTCCTGGACGACGCCGGGCCGCTGCGGCTCGCGGCCCTCGCGCATCTGGCGGCCATGACGGCGGGCACGCTGGCGGCCGCGGCCCTCGGGCTGTGGCTCGGCGGGGCGGCGGTCTGAGGCCGGCCCGACGGCGGGAAGCCTCGCAGGGACGACGCGTGCGGACCGCGCCCGCCAGCGTCGCCCGCCCCTGACGCCCGCCCCTGACGACGTGGATCCCGTACCGCGACGGGCCGCGCCGTCGGGCCTCAGCGAGACGCGGCGCGGCGCGAGTGCGCCCACCAGGCGACGCCGAGGGCCACCAGCCACAGCGGCGAGACCCTCACGGCCAGCCACGTCTGCTTCTCCAGCGTCAGCGTCCAGGTCACGAAGGCGAAGAAGGCCAGGGACCCCCACGCCGCCGCCCAGCCGCCGGGCAGGCGGAAGGCGCTGGCCGCGTGCAGCTCGGGGCGCAGGACGCGGAAGCGCATGTACGACATGACGATGACGCACCACACGAGGATGAACAGGACGCTGGCCACCGTCGTCACGGCGACGAAGGCCGTCATGATCGAGTCGGACACGTACATCAGCGGGATCGAGGTCAGCAGGGCCGCGCAGGTCACCAGCAGCGCCGGACCGGGCACGCTGCGCGCCGTCAGGGCGCGGAAGGTCCGTGGGGCGTGCCCGGCCCACGACAGCCCGTACAGCATCCTGGACGTGGAGTAGATGCCGGAGTTGGCGCTGGAGGCCGCCGCCGTGAGCACCACGAAGTTGACCGCGCCCGCGGCCGCGCCCAGCCCGGCCAACGAGAACATGGACACGAACGGGCTCGCCTCCGGCGACACCCCCCGCCACGGCGTGACCGCCATAATGGCCGCCAGCGCCCCCAGGTAGAAGATGACAATGCGCACCGGGATCGCATTGATCGCCCTGGGCAGGGTGACCTCGGGGTCTTTCGCCTCCGCGGCGGTGGTGCCGATGAGCTCGGTGCCCACGAAGGAGAACACGGCGATCTGGAAGGCCTCGGCGAACCCGTGGAAGCCCCTGGGGAACAGGCCCCCGTCGGCCCACAGGTTCGCCAGGCCCGCCCGCGCGCCGCCCGGGGAGGTGAACCCGATCGCCACCAGCGCGGCCCCCACGACCACCAGGGCGATAATGGCCACGATCTTGATGATGGAGAACCAGAACTCGATCTCGCCGAAGGCCCGCACGGTGGTGAGGTTGAGCCCCAGCAGCACCGCCACGGTGATCACCGGCGCCACCCACAGCGGCAGGCCCGGCCACCAGAAGCGGGCGTAGCCGGTGATGGCGACGACCTCGGCGACGGCCGTCACCAGCCAGCACACGTAGTAGGTCCAGCCGACGAAGAACCCGGCCCAGGGGCCGATGAGGTCGTGGGCGACGTCGGCGAAGGACTTGTAGTCCAGGTCGGACAGCAGGACCTCGCCCAGGGCCCGCATGACGAAGAACAGGACGCCGCCGATGACCGCGTAGACCAGGAGCACCCCGGGGCCGGCCGCCGAGATGGCCTTGCCGGATCCCATGAAGAGCCCGGTGCCGATGGCCCCTCCGATGGCGATGAGCTGGACGTGCCGGTTGGTGAGACGGCGCTGCAATTGGTGGTCCTGAGCGATCTGCTCGGCCATGGGCCCTCCTCGGGGTGGACGGACGCGGGCAGCCTACCCGCATGCCCGGCGCGTCGCGGGCGTCGTCGGCCTGTGGACCGACGCCGGACCGGCGATCCGCGCAGGTCCGTATCGCGCCCCGGCCCGCCGGGGCGCGGCTGGGACGCGGTCAAGGGCGGATCCGGGGTTCCGATCCCCATGTCGCAGCCGCCCCGAACGTGGAAGACTGGGGTGCGGCGCTGACGGACCGAGCTTGAGAGGCGGACATGACCCCCTTCCTGTGGTGTGCGGTGGCGGGCTGCGGAGTCCTTCTGCTCTCCATCGTCCTGGACGGGCTGTTCGACGGCCTGGGCCTGGACGACATCGGCTTCGACGGGGCCCTGCCGGTCCTGTCCGCCGCGGTGGGCGTCTTCGGCGCCGCGGGCGCCGCGGTGCAGGCGATGGCCGGCGAGCACGTGGCCGCGGCCGTCCTCATCGGCGTGCCGCTGGCCGCGGGGCTGGCGGCCGGCGCCGGAACCCGGGCGGTGTGGGTGCGGTTCCGCCGCGCCATGCCGCGCAACGCCGTGCCGATGACTCCGGGGGAGCTCGTCGGCTCGCGGGTGCGGGTCCTGTGGTGGAAGGACGGGCGCGGCGAGGTCGTCGCCCTGGCCCGCGGCCACCAGGCGACCCTGCCGGCCCGCTCCGAGGAACCCCTGCGCACCGGGGCCGACGCCGTCGTCCTGGAGGCCGACGAGGGCACCCTCGTGGTCACCTCTTTGCTCCTCGAGTCCTGATTCCCCGCTCATTTCGTCTACCTAGGAGAACGAATGCTCTACGCGATCATCGCCGCCGTCGTGCTGGTGGTGCTCATCTTCCTGTACATGCTCTCCCGAGTGGTCGTCGTGCCCTCGAACCTGACCGGTCTGGTCGCCGGATCCACCCGCAACGGCGAGATCAAGATCATCCGGCCCGGCGGGCGCGACTTCGTCCTGCCCATCATCCAGTCGATCCAGTACCTGCCCTTCACGCAGAACACGATCGGCTTCCAGGTCACCGCCGAGGACGAGAACAAGATCAATGTCAACGTCTCGGCCGTGGCCGCCGTCAAGGTCGGCGACTCCGACGAGCAGGTGCGCGCCGCCGCCAAGCGCTTCCTGGGCAAGCCCAACACGGACCAGGCGATCGCCGACTCCGCCCGCAATGCCCTCATTGGCTCGCTGCGCTCGATCATCGGCCACATGACCATCACGGACCTGATCTCGGACCGCGACGCCCTCCAGCAGAACGTCTTCGACGACGCCAAGTCCGTCATGGCGAACATGGGCCTGGAGATCGACGTCCTCCAGATCTCCGAGATCACCGACGCCGGCGGCTACATCGAGTCCCTGGGCGTGCCCGAGCAGCAGCGCGTGGAGAAGGACGCCCGCATCGCCCGCGCCCACGCCGAGCGCGAGGCCAAGGACGCCGAGGTCACCTCGCGCCAGCAGATCGCCGAGCGCGAGCGCGACCTGGCCCTGCGCCAGGCCCAGCTCAAGGCGGAGACGGACCGGGCCCAGGCGGAGGCCGACTCCTCCGGCCCGCTGGCCCGCGCCGCCAAGGAGCGGGAGATCGCCATTATCGAGCAGGAGGCCGCCCAGGCCAAGGCCGCCCTGACCGAGCGCGAGCTCGACTCCACGGTGCGCAAGCCGGCCGACGCCGCCCGCTACCAGCGCGAGCAGGAGGCCGAGGCCGCCAAGGCCGAGGCGATCCGCCGGGCGGAGGCCGAGGCCGAGCGCACGCGCCTGGACGCCCAGGCCCAGGCCCAGGCGACCGTCGCCCGCGCCGAGGCCGAGGCCCGCGCCACCGCGGCCCGCGCCAAGGCGGAGGCCGAGGCCATCGCCGCCCGCGGCCAGGCGGAGGCCGCCGCGATCCAGGCCGCCGGTGAGGCCGAGGCCAAGGCCATGAGCGACAAGGCGGATGCCCTGGCCAAGTACGGCGAGGCCGCCACCCAGCAGATGGTGCTGGACAAGGCCCCGGAGATCGCGCGCGCCCTGGCCGAGCCGCTGGGAAGCGTCAAGGACCTGTCGATCATCTCCACCGACGGCGCCTCCGCGCTGCCCAAGGCGGTGGCCGGCAATGTCGAGCAGCTCGACGCCGTCA is part of the Actinomyces sp. oral taxon 414 genome and encodes:
- a CDS encoding amino acid permease, with the translated sequence MAEQIAQDHQLQRRLTNRHVQLIAIGGAIGTGLFMGSGKAISAAGPGVLLVYAVIGGVLFFVMRALGEVLLSDLDYKSFADVAHDLIGPWAGFFVGWTYYVCWLVTAVAEVVAITGYARFWWPGLPLWVAPVITVAVLLGLNLTTVRAFGEIEFWFSIIKIVAIIALVVVGAALVAIGFTSPGGARAGLANLWADGGLFPRGFHGFAEAFQIAVFSFVGTELIGTTAAEAKDPEVTLPRAINAIPVRIVIFYLGALAAIMAVTPWRGVSPEASPFVSMFSLAGLGAAAGAVNFVVLTAAASSANSGIYSTSRMLYGLSWAGHAPRTFRALTARSVPGPALLVTCAALLTSIPLMYVSDSIMTAFVAVTTVASVLFILVWCVIVMSYMRFRVLRPELHAASAFRLPGGWAAAWGSLAFFAFVTWTLTLEKQTWLAVRVSPLWLVALGVAWWAHSRRAASR
- a CDS encoding nodulation protein NfeD, encoding MTPFLWCAVAGCGVLLLSIVLDGLFDGLGLDDIGFDGALPVLSAAVGVFGAAGAAVQAMAGEHVAAAVLIGVPLAAGLAAGAGTRAVWVRFRRAMPRNAVPMTPGELVGSRVRVLWWKDGRGEVVALARGHQATLPARSEEPLRTGADAVVLEADEGTLVVTSLLLES
- a CDS encoding FluC/FEX family fluoride channel gives rise to the protein MCAERGPSRTTALAAIGVGGAVGTLLRAGAGALRPEAAGRVPATTLAVNLLGALILGLLLGLFARREAAAGRPRVLRLALGTGVMGALTTHSTLMVQAARLLRGGHAAAGVGYLLVSAAAGIALAAAGLAVGARLGRAPGRTGRTP
- a CDS encoding DUF2079 domain-containing protein, which produces MRPSARTAIRAAVPVVVPAAVVLVGAVTLIAYSVNQWRSMQVPSWDLAIFSELAKAYAHFQAPIVPIKGEGFNLLGDHFHPILVLLGPVWRLFPTPLALLVVQDLLLAVSAWPITRLAMRTLTPWAGGALGLFYVLSWGFQGAVSAQFHEIAFAVPMLAWASVAFVERRWRACALWCAPLVLVKEDLGLTILMAGLAIALRGLQERREDRAAPTTLLGLGLTLYGLFAFLITVLLILPALSPSGAWEYGIGGNAADGTAAAQASAGLLARLFSPQIKLVTLGVLACTAGLIGLASPWMALVLPTLAWRFLSAKEFYWDWANWHYNAILIPIAVGALLDVLARLRTDREGKTLNWPDTPVLARAIAIIGVAVPLVLAVRTAGDLPLLRTSEPIWRTGAARAAAARQVIDTVEAGSTVETDLGLLAYLVPKATVYWVGTSSADTDYVIIDSYFWGGNPPRDAAAWATGQSETGAVYELVLDTDGYQVAKRVR
- a CDS encoding flotillin family protein — translated: MLYAIIAAVVLVVLIFLYMLSRVVVVPSNLTGLVAGSTRNGEIKIIRPGGRDFVLPIIQSIQYLPFTQNTIGFQVTAEDENKINVNVSAVAAVKVGDSDEQVRAAAKRFLGKPNTDQAIADSARNALIGSLRSIIGHMTITDLISDRDALQQNVFDDAKSVMANMGLEIDVLQISEITDAGGYIESLGVPEQQRVEKDARIARAHAEREAKDAEVTSRQQIAERERDLALRQAQLKAETDRAQAEADSSGPLARAAKEREIAIIEQEAAQAKAALTERELDSTVRKPADAARYQREQEAEAAKAEAIRRAEAEAERTRLDAQAQAQATVARAEAEARATAARAKAEAEAIAARGQAEAAAIQAAGEAEAKAMSDKADALAKYGEAATQQMVLDKAPEIARALAEPLGSVKDLSIISTDGASALPKAVAGNVEQLDAVMRSLTGTGLTEMFSQFMNAKGGKSRS
- a CDS encoding fluoride efflux transporter FluC, with the translated sequence MSPAAWAVMALAGGAGAVCRYLVDGRVTAAVARRRSRRTAAGRRSALEAMPVGTIVVNLTACFALGLLTGWAGRAPAWVPGVLGTGFLGGYSTFSTACVETARLLLDDAGPLRLAALAHLAAMTAGTLAAAALGLWLGGAAV